Part of the Diprion similis isolate iyDipSimi1 chromosome 4, iyDipSimi1.1, whole genome shotgun sequence genome is shown below.
ATAATCcctataaaattgtaaaacatgACTCAACGAGCACCTCACAACAAAAAGTTAATAAACTCACCTGGCTggctgaataaaaaatatataagcaAGGAAGCAAATAGATCTGTAACCACGTACAATAGCGTAACTCCTAGAGCCTATGGACTACCAAAGATTCATAAAGAAAGCGTACTTGTTAGACTTATTGTATCCTTTGTTAATAGCCTTATTCATTCACTTTCTAAGACTTAAAATTTCTGGATGAAATCTAATGTAAACCTCGTGCGTTAGGGTTAAAGATAGTTTCAATAGGACTTTTTTATACGAGTCAAACTCGAAAAGTAATCGAAGATGTCTCGTTTGAATCggtgaaaattaatcgattatttcgatttttttcttttgaaacgtTACATCTGAAaccaaattttcataaatttcagtaGGTAGTCTCAAtggcggaaatttttttcaataatttatagtttcatttaaaatattcttcaatttcagatAGAAATATTCTTTTATCTCCCTCTTATTACATCGAATGGGTACATAGTGAGtaagataatgataataattaatagctAAATCACATAAATTAGTATCGTAATGCATTGTTTATGGAAGTAGAATTCAAAAACCgattgcgatgaaaaataatctctATATAGGGACAAAATAACGATgtaatcgaaaatcgattatttttggtaaTTCTTAACCCTCAAGCGGGGCACTGAGTATGTGATACCCAGCGGCGAATCATATCGGTTTGTCCCTGATAAATAGTAATGTTAAGAGGATTAATGTCggcgtgagaaaaaaatctactaACCCCACTACAGATCCCCTACCAGACCATCATGAGATGTGAAAACTAACTGAACTAGAGGCTAGTGTATTCGTTCTATGGATAGACATCCAGTGATCTTGTAACGTCATTAGTCTAACATTTTAtctaaataaattctttgtgCGAATCAAGTGTTTTAGTGTAGTTATTGAGTGTTTATATTATCAGAACCCTAAAACTAATTTTTGTACCCCCTTGCGGCATAGTGGTAAGTATACTCACCACCTCCTTATGCTCACGATTTCTTCTTTTGAAAATGGGTATACGGGGATTTGAGAGGTTCCTGATCACAAATTCACGATCAgacttttgaaattcaagatgacCGATTCAATACGGTAGACAAAAATCGGAGAAAAGACTCAGAATTCTCTGTTTCAGTTTTCGAGGTCGCTGATCACGATTTTACCATCAGATTTCCGAAATTCAAAAGTCGAATCTAACATGGCAGTAAAACTTTCGAAATCGTTGGAATTTGCCGAAGCACCGTATACTTCTAGTAAAGTAGtctatataattattgttttatctAGAATACCGATCACtacgataatttttacattaatGAATTGCGAATTTGAAATCTGATGACGAATTTGTGATCAGCAAGCTCGAAATACCTGGCGTATGCATTTCTAGCGGATTCTGAGGTGTTCTTCGAATTTTCATCTGCCATATTGAATCcgtcattttaaatttttatattcggaTAGCAGATTTCAATTTAACGACCCCGAAACCCGTGTATATTAATTCTCATGATAATTCGTCGTCTAGAAAAATGTATACCTCAAAAGCTTAAACCAAGaattatcatttgaaaatCACTCAACGTTACCGAACTAAATAAATaggtttttttaattgaagtcAAATAACGCAATACATCTCTAAGAGTATGTATGATTCCCTTCCAAATGCCGCTAAGGAAAATGTTTTATCTATTAATTTCGCAAAGATATGATATTGTAAGGAAAACATCatatttacacaatttttagtgattttttaaaaatttcatctgttACATCAAAAATACTCGTTTTTTAATAATCATTCCATAAACACTATCTTTTTCAACATCGTCTGAGGTATAGATTAAGGGGGCATAACCgattagaatattttaaaaatcgattttctttttattagcGTCTGACAGGGTTGTCACCTGGTATGAGCCTGATCAGGCATCAGGGCAACCACAGGTCAGGGCCTGATCACTGCTTGATTGAGATTTCCGGTGAGGCGGTTGTGTGTACGTGGTTATTGTGCTATACGCCTGTAATTTGTTGTGTGGATGAGACACTAGAGTGTTGTCTCAAGAGTCAAGAACGAATCATTGCTCTGGGTGCGACGGTTGTGACACCACATTGTCAGTGCAAGCTGTACGGAGCCGCTTTCCGAGACGTTAGGGCTCTGTGACGTGCCAGGCTTTTACCATCCGGGAAACTTCTGTTTTCATGCCTGCGACCTAACctagaagagagagagagagagagagagcggtCTGGCTTCACAACACACTTTTGTATTGTACCGACATCGCGAGGACTGTTCCCTACACATGCGAGGTGTGTTCCCTACATTATGTAAGAGAGctctcttacaattagacagGCGACTGATCATTCTAATTGCGATAGATTAAGTTAGAAATTGACTTTCTAACTTCTGGTCGTTAATTCAACTTTTATGTATCTGGATTTTATCTGAAACTGTTCAACAAATTCACTATTATCTACTAGCTTGTCGGTCTTTTTCCTTTACCTCATGAGTGTTTTTACGTCTTAGCAAGTTATTGTTCGGCTTTAGTTTGGCCGCGAAATCACCGTGTGTCCattcaaaaattgatcattCATTCCCGGATTCCTCTGCCTTgtagtatgaaaattttcagttgcgAATTAAGAATCTCACTGCCTACTCCCGTAAACTATGGTGCTGGGTGTTGAAAGAACAATCAATAGTAACACAGGAATAGATTTTGTATTATTACATACAGTAAGTCTACGTACtcaaaatcgtagaaaaaagttaattctATTACTTGCTTCTCAATTTGTGGCTTAATTCTCTTccattgttttgtttgtttttgttttttagataaacATAAAATTCAGTACAATTTTTGTAACATGTAACTACACTAAATGGTATTAGTAATGGTAACGATATTATATTCAGCTTCAACACTCTAAAACCTTGCTATAATATTAGTAATtgttacataataataatgatgttgttcataataataatcacaatacgaaatattttttcttatattctttatcttttttcttcaaatggtCAGTGAACACAGCTTTAATTATGTAGGCCtttctaaaaaataataagaatgtAAGTGATTAGGAATATCACTATCGTTACATTTTGTTATCTCTTGCATGCTGTCGCGCAGCGCCTGACtgatgttatacatataatcataATATAATCTCATAAATCTTTTGTCGACGtaaacaattttaatatttcaacgtgtattataataacattttatttataactaaTTATCACtggcatttttttctcttcctatTCAATACATCAATATCTTTctttaacatttttatttttgttttcgatttcttgcgaaattttttttgcaattttttattcgaatctaTCATCACACGGACCAGCCatggtaataatatgtaattttccaaattgaaattcaatttcgaatACAGTCAGGGCATATGTGTAATATTCAGTTTTGCGGAACTCATAATTTAATTTAGTTGTTGAGTACCGTTTGGTAAAAGTAGTTTGCCACAAATCATCACTCTGCAAGAGTCATAGGGAAATCAGATATAAATTAAAGATGAAAATCAAAACACGCAGGGAAACTAGTTGTACAGTGATGGACATTCTCAAACCAAATTTCCCCTCGCAGGTGTTAGGAAAAATGCTTGAAAAGGCGATATCTGACTAGTGTCCTTATATACTGAAGAACTTGAGCTAAGAAAATTCTACCGAAAATATGTTCAAAATTCAACCTCAAACAGAGCATTTGAAGAGCACTTATTAGGATGCAAAGCCGCTAACGTTCATTATTGGTTCCAAGATACATGGATCActtgaatgaaattcatatttctataaataatgatgaaggtttattcaaagaaatatctaTGAAATTGTCagccaaatttgaaaaataaggtAGAAATGAAGCATTAATGTAGTTTTTACGATTTACGAACATGCTGTTATTAAGACCAACAttaaactataaaaaaaatgcatctaGCAATCAAACCAATTCCTccgaaaaaaaagtgttgagAAGTGATTAAAAACGTGAGTTAATGAGTTTTGAATACTCATAAATGCTCAGTAAATGCTCAAAGCATAAAAGGGTCGAGCATATTTTCCAGTATATGCTCGTGTTCTTAACAAATTCTCCAAGCATTCAAACCTTCTCGAAGAATGTATTTTATTCGTGTCATAGCAGTACTCGCCTTCAATTCGTGCCATCAAATTGTCTTTAAATTTCACTAATCGGAAGTCGCCCACTTCCCTGTAACACAATGTAACACAATATAGTATTTTGGTTTCACGATTATCTTTCATTTCACATTTCTTTCCTATGTTTACATCTTTTCTCAGAACACACTAGAgaataatgatattttaaGTTACGGACAATTAATCTACtgtcaataataaaaatttgaacataaCTTTGCGTAAAACAACATCTCTAATATAGAGAATAAactaaatatatttacacacccacattaatataaatatatacataattacatCTCCATATGCGCGTAAAATTGTTGacaaatatattacatatatgtataacaaagTTGTATAAATACCAATTTATGTATTACGCACTTTCGGAGTCGTTCGATCCCATGACAATCGGTTCATGACATCAAATAACGCGAGAGCTGAATATCTTTCATCAATGATACGTGTTACTCTAATCCCTGGCGAGCAAAATGACTGGCAAGTTCAAAAACAAGAATCTCACTGCGTAAGTCGAGCACAAAATAAAATCTTCATAGTTTATTCATGGAGTGCTCTTGTGTATGATTTTCATGTAATTAATCAAGAAAAATAAGTCTACTACTTTAGTTTATTcatgaagtagaaaaaatatagccaatattttttttttataaattacatcAACTGCTcgtcagaataattttttttttcacggatcATTATCGTTCGAAGATGCGTAAGTACAAATGAACGCTGCTTCTTTATGACACACAGTACATATAATACTGCACTACAGCCAGACCCCCAAGCACTGATCTCGTTTGCTCGAGTCTCTTTTACATCAAGAACCTCGGCAACGCCTCGAGCCAATGAGTAAATTAATCATCATTCACCTACGTATACCGTAATACGAATACCGTGTCCAGGTCTTCGTGGCAGTTACAGGTATACGAGGTTAAGAATAATTTGCGTGCATAGGAAAGGCGTCAATTTCGAATACATAATTCATTCTCCTCCTCCTGGTAGAGGTGAAGCTGGTTCAGTCAAAGACACAGGCGAGTACTCGGACGAGACAATTGCCTAAGCTCGCGCATGCCCGCTGCCCCTGACTTGCGCATTCTTTCTTGCGGTTCTTTCTGTTCTCTTCCCGCTCTCTCTTGCCATATTTCTGCTTTTGTAATTTGCGGTGTGAAGAGGTCGATGACCCTCTTGGAACATTGCATAGCCTCGACAACGGGCCTGTGGTGGCATCTTGCTGCTGtaatcaaaaaagaaaacgcggATCAGAATGAAATTTCAGGACATTCATCATCACTCGATCGGTGACCTATGCGTGAGCATAAACGAACCATCCGTTGTATAGATTCGAGCTGCGTTTTTCCTTTACTGaaggttgaaataaattagacTGTGTCCTTTCTCCAACAGCTAGGGGATATTTTCAGCATGACGTTACACGTtgcttaataatttttttctccattatccaataaatcgaattttcaCCCTGGATAAAGTCAAGATGTTACTCACTTGTTGCTGTAATCGATCATGGTGGTGGCCCAATATcttcgacacaataaaggcagATTCCTTGCTGGTCAATATTCCGCTGGCCATCGGACCCTCAATGAATTCCTTGTCAGTCATTAGTGTGTATCTAACGCTGAACCAGATCTCGTCATTTAGCATGGATCTTTTGCCGCACGGTGTCGGTTCGATGCCGCGTCTTCGGCATTCCGAGGCTGCCCATCGGTCTAAAGCAGTGAAGAGCATCCCTTCCTGTTTCAATTCCAAGCTGTCACGTCCTGCTATGTCCGCAACTTCGTCTCGTGATAATTCTTCAAAACGCTCCTgacgaaaaattgtcaatgGGTCCGAGTCTATCAACGTCATGCAAGCACTAAGGAGAGAACTGCAGGCCATggctagaaaaaaagaagaaaaagaagttatGACAACTATGTCCCTTTGAAACACCAGTGATGTATATTTTGCTGATCACATGTGtgatttttgttctttcttgTATTATTACGTTGAGAAGATGTTTTTCTGAAGGAATAATTATGGCAAAGTACATATTAATTACTTACAAGACTCGAATTACACTACATTGTTATTGTGATGCGATCCAGCAGATCGGATCCGCCATTCCGAAttgccaaaatttcaaaaaaacattCGAAATCACAAACCAGAAAATACTcggtgaatgaatttttatttaatctgTCTGTTAATATTGCAATTTCGTTCGGCCATATTATATCAATTATTGAGGGTCTAGAAAGTTtggaaatttcgattttttataagCGTTGAATAACAATAGATGCCTGAAAATTGAACCGTCAAAACCAAAGTCAGAGAACTACTAGTGATAGGTTtatgtaaacaaataaatactgTACTTTGCAAGGTGCTTTTCGCGTTACTTTTATCCTCGATATAGTTTGAGTACGGAgtttactcaccgatttctCCAGCCTCGTCGCCGGGCGCTGGAGGTGCCGAGGGAGTTTCAGGTTTGCTTATGGCCGAGGCCATGCTTCCGGCATAGAGGCTCAAACCCTGGATAACCTCGAGGACGTTGGAAGAGGTGAGATTAGCTTCCAGATATTTAACCGCCAGTCGAGCTAACTGAGGGCAGAGGTACTGGTGGGCAACATCAAGGGTAGCACGAGCTGTCGTCACCGATTGGAAGTTCACTGGCTCATCGTGGAGGTGCCTGTTTtccaaaagaaaaatcaattaaatattattggTCCGCATTCATTTTGCGGCACACTTTATTTCGGGTTGTAAAAAGTGGTTCCGTATTCAATTCCATACTAACCCCGTGATAGAACagatttaatataatattctgTCTTTTCAATTGGTTTTTTGTCAATTGACAAACTCAAACTTCAAATAAGTCTAGAATATGTAATTTTAAAGCGATATATCAACGCTTCTGCATTTTAATCTCTTTATTTAACGTCTTTTAGACATAACTGTGAGATAACAGCTTAAGATGGCGTCTTGAAAATCGAATGACAATTCAATTGTTTTGaacttctcatttttcaaagcTTTTTTTGGTTAGAGATGAACAAATAATTTCATGAGATGTTACGTACGACCGTATCGTCATTATATGTTCAGGTCTTAATTAGTCGACGAAGACTTGTCACTGCAACCAAGATGCAAATAACCTGTTTATTTATCGTTTACGATTTATTGATGACATGATATCACTGACAGTGCAGTGATCGAGATgataatctatatatatatatataggcgaTCACGCCCAGCAATCCAATGAAAAGTCTGGCCATTGCTGGTACTGAAAATGCAGTGTCTATGAAAATGCGATTTCCGGTATACGCGTGTGACTTTCCTTCAAAATCAATAACGAAGTTAGCTTCTTTTCAGTATTATTCGCAACTTATGTCAATAAGGATTTTGTGTTTGATGCTAGGCTACAAAGTGAAATTGGGGTAATTGAAGTATCTGTTTTTCCATTTGTCTTTCTAGTAAATAGTTTTTGGCAAATGAGGCTACGAAGTCTCACCTGAGAAGGTGATCGAAAGCTCGCTTTTCAACGTGTTCCAGGCGCACTGTTGGAGGTGGAGTACTTGGCGGTGGTGCTAAAGGGCCGACAAGCATTGCCCGGAACCACTCTGATCGTTCAGCGAGTCGTTGCCGTTCTACACAGTAACGCCAAGTGTCTCTGTGCGGTCCGACCTTAAGAGGCAATAAACAAAGAAGCAACAAATCAATGATTAAATAACTCTTCTTTCAGACTTTTTAtaagtataattttcaaaagtgtTCCAATTATTGTCAAAATGTCATCATTTAAGGTGCTCTGGGGGCGTTGAGGAGGGTAGGAAAAACTCTGGAGAAAATTGGAATGCTGCGTAGAGTTGGAgcaacaatataaaaaattgtggtcCAAATCTAAGAGGGTGAGGGTTAGACTGTAGTCGAATTGACGCGAAATGCTCCATGGATGTAAGTACGAGTTTGCCATGTGAATTTTTCCAGTTTCTTACCTCGAGCATCACCATATTGTCTTGATCATTTGTAGCCATAACTTCCACATCAGAAATCAGCGGAACTTCGGCCATGCTGTCAGATTTGTTGGCAAGATTCTTCGGGAGCTGAATCAAGAGGGGATGCGACTTTCCACTCGTTCTTCGCTGCCGCAAGCCCTCCCGAATTTTTTCGCGCGGTCGTTCCGGCCTACTTCGAGCACATTGTCCGTTGTCCCCTGTAATAAAGAGAATCCGAATAGTAATGGTGCTTTGGGAAACAAAAGTTTTCCTTTCCTCCATCGTCCAAATTAGTTTTGTCATTCGGTCGACATACCATTGGTCGAAAAATATGATGATAAGTAGTGTAGTGTGTAACAAGGGTGGAACCTTGATATTTTCGGGCCGAGTGTGAATATCGTAGATTAGCCGAGgatgaatattgcaaatacgcgagGCGAAAAGACCGTTGCGTTCCTGTTGCACACGATTCTTTATATAACAAGAGCATGTTGGGCGTTTTGtcacgaagcacgaaattgaggttagggtcgcgtaatgttaaatttattcgcgacagcgcatgcgcgcagtatagaaaagaccacttttgactcctaggacttaaaagtggtcttttcagTACTCCGCGAAAGTGCATTCGCAGGCTCAGTTGACCGTCATAAAACGAGTACTTGGTATCGGTACGGAAAACACGCACGAAAAAACGTGTAAAACATGCTCGCGTTATATAAAAGATATGAATGGATTTCAGAATTGCGGCAATTGTCGCTTAGCTTGGTGGGCTGATACTTCGGTCAACTCATTCGCACAGTTGAACCGAAGTTGTCATCGAGGCTTTACGGCTGCGTTGGCAATTGGCGGTAGGTGTAACGTTACATACAGGCATGATTGTAACCTTGTAAAAATTGTTGCTATCAATCATTAAATCGCTATCAATGAATCAATAGTTTTTCCTCATGCATTATGTACCTTGTGTGTTCCACAAGTTTCTCAGGTAAATTAATTTGCGATTACAAGGT
Proteins encoded:
- the LOC124405322 gene encoding uncharacterized protein LOC124405322 isoform X2 is translated as MTFAMIDDGDNGQCARSRPERPREKIREGLRQRRTSGKSHPLLIQLPKNLANKSDSMAEVPLISDVEVMATNDQDNMVMLEVGPHRDTWRYCVERQRLAERSEWFRAMLVGPLAPPPSTPPPTVRLEHVEKRAFDHLLRHLHDEPVNFQSVTTARATLDVAHQYLCPQLARLAVKYLEANLTSSNVLEVIQGLSLYAGSMASAISKPETPSAPPAPGDEAGEIAMACSSLLSACMTLIDSDPLTIFRQERFEELSRDEVADIAGRDSLELKQEGMLFTALDRWAASECRRRGIEPTPCGKRSMLNDEIWFSVRYTLMTDKEFIEGPMASGILTSKESAFIVSKILGHHHDRLQQQQQDATTGPLSRLCNVPRGSSTSSHRKLQKQKYGKREREENRKNRKKECASQGQRACASLGNCLVRVLACVFD
- the LOC124405322 gene encoding uncharacterized protein LOC124405322 isoform X1, which translates into the protein MGVLHRLFTFKGDNGQCARSRPERPREKIREGLRQRRTSGKSHPLLIQLPKNLANKSDSMAEVPLISDVEVMATNDQDNMVMLEVGPHRDTWRYCVERQRLAERSEWFRAMLVGPLAPPPSTPPPTVRLEHVEKRAFDHLLRHLHDEPVNFQSVTTARATLDVAHQYLCPQLARLAVKYLEANLTSSNVLEVIQGLSLYAGSMASAISKPETPSAPPAPGDEAGEIAMACSSLLSACMTLIDSDPLTIFRQERFEELSRDEVADIAGRDSLELKQEGMLFTALDRWAASECRRRGIEPTPCGKRSMLNDEIWFSVRYTLMTDKEFIEGPMASGILTSKESAFIVSKILGHHHDRLQQQQQDATTGPLSRLCNVPRGSSTSSHRKLQKQKYGKREREENRKNRKKECASQGQRACASLGNCLVRVLACVFD